The following proteins are encoded in a genomic region of Galbibacter sp. BG1:
- a CDS encoding META domain-containing protein, translating to MMKNISLAIAALTLMSACKETPKKEVNETITKDEIVMDKVTKNQKEIPAGVDFMASGENPSWSLLIDFDKSMTFTSLDTPKNITSPVPEARIPQDVNAVNYSAETENGILQVTIFKKPCVTDSDEAFSYKVRISTKTKNMENFKEFEGCGKYIGDYRLNDIWALESINGEAVPTDTKRPNLEFNLRTGKVFGFGGCNRINGTLIVEKDSLAIGELASTKMKCPNIEMETKFLQTVNNKKFQFSYENLLLTLKSDKDTLVFRKVD from the coding sequence ATGATGAAGAATATAAGCTTGGCTATTGCAGCGTTAACATTAATGAGTGCATGTAAAGAAACTCCGAAAAAAGAGGTAAATGAAACTATAACAAAAGACGAAATAGTGATGGATAAGGTTACAAAAAATCAAAAAGAGATTCCAGCAGGAGTAGACTTTATGGCTTCCGGAGAGAACCCTTCTTGGAGCCTTTTAATCGATTTTGATAAATCGATGACTTTTACATCTTTAGATACTCCAAAAAACATAACCTCCCCAGTGCCCGAAGCCCGCATTCCACAGGATGTAAATGCTGTAAACTATTCCGCGGAAACAGAAAATGGGATCTTGCAAGTAACTATTTTTAAAAAGCCATGTGTTACCGATAGCGATGAGGCCTTTTCTTATAAAGTACGCATTAGCACCAAAACCAAAAACATGGAAAACTTCAAGGAGTTTGAAGGATGCGGCAAATATATAGGAGATTACAGGTTAAACGACATTTGGGCATTGGAAAGTATCAACGGTGAGGCCGTTCCCACAGATACAAAAAGACCCAATTTGGAATTTAATTTGCGTACAGGAAAAGTTTTTGGCTTTGGGGGATGTAATAGAATTAATGGAACCCTTATTGTTGAAAAAGATTCTTTGGCAATTGGCGAATTGGCCAGCACAAAAATGAAATGTCCAAATATAGAGATGGAAACTAAATTTCTTCAAACAGTAAATAATAAGAAATTTCAATTTAGTTATGAAAATTTGCTGTTGACTTTGAAGTCGGACAAAGACACGCTGGTTTTTAGAAAGGTAGACTAA
- a CDS encoding thioredoxin family protein yields MSKFGELIHGSIPVLLDFYTDWNESSTAMHPVLRDVAAALGDKARVIKIDVDKNQELAEALRVKGLPTLMIYKSGEMVWRQSGEQDANTLIGLLQEYL; encoded by the coding sequence ATGTCAAAGTTTGGCGAGTTAATTCACGGTAGCATCCCTGTGTTATTAGACTTTTATACAGATTGGAATGAATCTTCTACAGCAATGCACCCCGTACTGCGCGATGTAGCTGCAGCCCTGGGGGACAAAGCTAGAGTCATAAAAATAGATGTCGACAAAAATCAGGAATTGGCAGAAGCTTTGAGGGTAAAAGGTTTACCCACCTTAATGATTTATAAAAGTGGTGAAATGGTATGGCGCCAGAGTGGGGAGCAAGATGCAAACACACTTATTGGACTGCTACAAGAATACCTTTAA
- a CDS encoding aldo/keto reductase, with translation MKYTKLPNTDIKVSKICLGTMTWGKQNTEAEGFEQMDYALDEGVNFFDTAELYAIPKERETQGRTEEIIGNWFKRTGNRSKVVLASKIAGPSKFNEHFIREEGFTKAAFDDAIHGSLKRLQTDYIDLYQLHWPDRTTNYFGKRDYEHENDEEWKDNIQGILQILEGYIKEGKIRSIGLSNEVPWSVMRYLEESKFNGLPKISTIQNPYNLLNRTYEIGLSEISIRENVGLLPYSPLGFGRLTDKFIENKGIEDARLVLFPEMSRYNGKQSIEATKQYYDLAKNNGLSLATLALAFVNKQPFVTSNIIGVTKMHQLKENIDSIQVELSDEVLSGINSIHNSIPNPAP, from the coding sequence ATGAAATACACCAAATTACCCAATACCGATATTAAAGTAAGCAAAATCTGTTTAGGTACAATGACCTGGGGAAAGCAGAATACCGAGGCCGAAGGTTTTGAACAAATGGATTATGCACTGGACGAAGGTGTGAATTTTTTTGATACGGCAGAACTTTATGCGATTCCAAAAGAAAGGGAAACCCAAGGAAGAACCGAAGAAATTATTGGGAATTGGTTTAAAAGGACGGGAAATAGAAGCAAGGTGGTACTTGCATCTAAAATTGCTGGGCCTTCAAAATTCAATGAGCATTTTATTAGGGAAGAAGGGTTTACCAAAGCTGCTTTCGATGATGCTATCCACGGAAGCTTAAAAAGGCTCCAAACCGATTATATCGATTTATACCAACTGCATTGGCCAGATCGAACAACAAACTATTTTGGAAAAAGGGATTATGAACACGAAAATGATGAAGAGTGGAAAGATAATATTCAGGGAATTTTACAAATACTGGAAGGCTATATTAAAGAAGGAAAGATACGATCTATAGGCCTTTCCAATGAGGTTCCTTGGAGCGTGATGCGTTATTTGGAAGAAAGTAAATTTAATGGTTTGCCCAAAATCAGCACGATTCAAAATCCTTATAACCTATTAAATAGGACCTACGAAATTGGGCTTAGCGAGATTTCCATACGTGAAAATGTGGGGTTATTACCGTATTCCCCTTTAGGTTTTGGTAGGCTCACAGATAAATTCATCGAAAATAAAGGGATAGAAGATGCACGACTTGTCCTTTTTCCAGAAATGTCCAGATACAATGGAAAGCAATCTATTGAAGCAACAAAGCAATATTACGATCTTGCTAAGAATAACGGACTTTCACTGGCTACGCTTGCGTTAGCTTTTGTAAATAAACAGCCGTTTGTAACGAGTAACATTATCGGTGTTACCAAAATGCATCAGTTGAAAGAAAACATAGATAGTATTCAGGTTGAATTAAGTGATGAAGTCCTTTCAGGAATAAATAGCATCCATAATTCGATTCCCAATCCGGCACCTTAA
- a CDS encoding M23 family metallopeptidase has translation MKKKFFVIGFFVLFYILGCKQIQKATDFVVKPSAREIYERPFKDSIDIFQRWQQSAEMAIMDSLKVATPYTENGVFNKNENPVLSYNLHLSPGRILNVGLQLDHPKHLVFIELFKITRDSLATLEQVASSELNQKSISFEVKDGGIYKIRVQPELGISSTFALTIQSLPLYHTFPVAGKSDTAIQSFWGAARDGGKRKHEGIDIFAKRGTPVVAVNKGSIRYSGEKGLGGKQVWLRDAQNNCSLYYAHLDSITVKSGGQVKEGDTLGFVGNTGNASKTVPHLHFGIYKGFSGAVDPFPFLKQEKLPSFPDVSKNYSQKLIVKSSVANIRNSPTTKTSQILGTATKNDTLHFMGATNDWFHIETLTKQAGFIHKSLVKNLN, from the coding sequence ATGAAGAAGAAATTTTTTGTTATTGGCTTTTTTGTTTTATTCTATATTTTAGGGTGCAAACAAATACAAAAAGCTACCGATTTTGTGGTGAAACCTAGCGCTAGGGAAATTTATGAAAGACCATTTAAAGATTCTATCGATATTTTCCAGCGCTGGCAGCAATCTGCAGAAATGGCAATTATGGACAGCTTAAAGGTGGCTACGCCATATACCGAAAATGGGGTATTTAATAAGAATGAGAATCCGGTTTTAAGTTATAATCTTCACTTATCACCAGGGCGTATTTTGAACGTAGGGCTACAACTAGACCACCCAAAACACCTAGTTTTTATTGAACTTTTTAAAATTACCCGAGATTCTTTAGCGACTTTGGAACAAGTAGCTTCTTCAGAATTAAACCAAAAGTCGATTTCTTTTGAAGTTAAGGATGGTGGAATCTATAAAATACGTGTACAGCCAGAGCTCGGCATTAGTTCTACCTTTGCCCTAACCATTCAGAGTTTGCCCTTGTACCATACATTTCCTGTTGCTGGAAAATCTGACACCGCCATTCAAAGTTTTTGGGGAGCTGCCAGGGATGGAGGTAAACGAAAACATGAAGGAATCGATATTTTCGCCAAAAGGGGAACTCCCGTAGTTGCCGTTAATAAAGGCTCCATAAGATATTCTGGAGAAAAAGGATTAGGCGGCAAACAAGTTTGGCTGAGGGATGCCCAAAATAACTGCTCTTTGTACTACGCACATTTAGATAGCATCACAGTGAAAAGTGGCGGACAAGTGAAAGAAGGCGACACATTGGGTTTTGTTGGAAACACGGGAAACGCTAGCAAAACAGTCCCACATCTGCATTTTGGAATTTACAAAGGTTTTTCTGGAGCTGTAGATCCATTTCCTTTTTTAAAACAAGAAAAACTTCCATCTTTCCCCGATGTTTCCAAAAACTATTCCCAAAAGTTAATTGTAAAAAGCAGTGTGGCCAATATTAGAAACTCCCCAACCACCAAAACATCTCAAATTTTGGGGACGGCCACTAAAAACGATACGTTGCATTTTATGGGTGCAACTAATGATTGGTTTCATATAGAAACCCTGACCAAACAAGCGGGTTTTATTCATAAAAGCCTGGTAAAGAATTTAAATTAA
- a CDS encoding polysaccharide deacetylase family protein yields the protein MRFYTIKTPKIIKLLFPRLLWKVKTEEKVVYLTFDDGPTPNVTTFVLKQLKKYNAKATFFCIGKNAKEHPEILKEILAQGHTIGNHTYNHFNCAKQGVDDYLKNVEKADKTFQRLIPHLNTKLFRPPYGRISLRASRELRNKNYKIIMWDVLSADFDTNISAEKCIENVVTNVKAGSIVVFHDSVKSFPILQKALPVILKDLNRQNFILKSI from the coding sequence GTGAGATTCTACACCATAAAAACGCCCAAAATAATTAAACTGTTGTTTCCGCGGTTACTTTGGAAAGTGAAAACCGAAGAGAAAGTGGTTTACTTAACCTTTGATGATGGCCCAACACCAAACGTAACGACCTTTGTTTTAAAACAACTTAAAAAATACAATGCCAAAGCTACATTTTTTTGTATCGGAAAGAATGCAAAAGAACACCCGGAAATTCTAAAGGAGATTTTGGCACAAGGACATACCATTGGCAACCATACCTACAATCATTTTAATTGTGCTAAGCAAGGTGTGGATGATTATTTAAAAAATGTTGAAAAGGCGGATAAAACTTTTCAAAGGCTTATTCCCCATCTAAACACTAAACTTTTTAGGCCTCCATATGGGCGTATTTCTTTAAGGGCCTCTCGGGAACTGCGAAATAAGAATTATAAAATTATTATGTGGGATGTCTTAAGTGCCGATTTTGACACCAACATTTCAGCTGAAAAATGCATTGAAAATGTAGTGACAAATGTAAAAGCAGGTAGTATTGTAGTTTTTCACGACAGTGTAAAATCGTTTCCAATACTTCAAAAAGCTCTACCGGTAATTTTAAAAGATCTCAACAGACAAAACTTCATCCTTAAATCAATATAA
- a CDS encoding exodeoxyribonuclease III: MKIISYNVNGIRAAIKKGFLDWLQSADPDVICLQEIKANKEQLDLSVFEEAGYPYHYWYSAEKKGYSGVAILSKMQPNSVTYGTGIDYMDAEGRNIRADFETCSVMSLYLPSGTNIARLEHKLQYMDDFQKYVNALKNEVPNLVICGDYNICHQAIDIHDPVRNANVSGFLPVEREWIGNFIESGFIDSFRHFNKEPHNYSWWSYRANARNNNKGWRIDYNMVAEPLQEKLKRAVILPEAKHSDHCPILVEIEG, encoded by the coding sequence ATGAAGATTATTTCTTATAACGTAAACGGAATTCGCGCAGCAATAAAAAAAGGGTTTCTAGATTGGTTGCAATCGGCAGACCCAGATGTAATCTGTTTACAGGAAATAAAAGCCAATAAGGAACAATTGGATTTATCGGTTTTTGAAGAAGCTGGTTATCCATACCACTATTGGTACAGTGCCGAAAAGAAAGGGTATAGTGGGGTGGCCATTTTATCTAAAATGCAGCCTAACAGTGTTACCTATGGGACCGGAATTGATTATATGGATGCGGAAGGCAGAAACATTCGGGCAGATTTTGAAACGTGTTCGGTAATGAGTTTGTACTTGCCTTCGGGAACCAATATTGCACGATTGGAACACAAACTCCAATACATGGACGATTTTCAAAAATATGTAAATGCCTTAAAAAATGAAGTTCCCAACTTGGTTATTTGTGGCGATTATAATATTTGTCACCAAGCCATAGATATTCACGATCCTGTAAGAAATGCCAATGTTTCGGGTTTTCTTCCCGTGGAAAGAGAGTGGATTGGAAATTTTATAGAAAGCGGATTTATAGATAGTTTCCGCCATTTTAACAAAGAACCCCATAATTACAGTTGGTGGAGCTACCGTGCGAATGCCAGAAATAATAATAAGGGTTGGCGCATCGATTACAATATGGTGGCAGAACCTTTGCAAGAAAAGTTAAAACGAGCCGTTATATTACCGGAAGCTAAGCACAGCGACCATTGTCCGATTCTAGTGGAAATAGAAGGATAG
- a CDS encoding metallophosphoesterase → MSRFFIFLGIIYLIGAFYGFQAFRTLVKNPYLQILYGLAFVAVLVNVYIQFNHFDRSQGMSHSMGIAVGLFLAFMALGFCSGIFMLIEDVVRFFTWVFGKVFSSAKVASEGFPDRRKFVSQIALGVAAVPFLSLLYGMYKGKYDYHVWKHTLEFDDLPDAFDGYRITQISDIHSGSLDNKEKVEYAVDLINEQASDVILFTGDLVNSIATEMYPWKATFSKLNAKDGIFSVLGNHDYGDYAEWPSEAAKVANLDELKAIQKELGFDLLLNESRYLEKNGQKLALIGVENWGEGGFKKAGDLDKAIARIDKNDFKILMSHDPSHWHYQVIDHPYHYHLTLSGHTHGMQFGVEIPGWLKWSPVKYRYKYWAGVYEKMGQYINVNRGLGFIGYPGRVGIWPEITVIELKKRKNTVSTS, encoded by the coding sequence ATGTCTCGATTTTTTATTTTCCTTGGAATTATCTACCTCATTGGAGCTTTTTATGGCTTCCAAGCATTTCGAACCCTTGTTAAAAATCCATATCTACAAATTTTATATGGCTTGGCATTTGTAGCCGTTTTGGTAAATGTCTACATTCAGTTCAATCATTTTGATCGTTCGCAAGGGATGAGTCATTCTATGGGAATTGCCGTTGGATTATTTTTAGCATTTATGGCTTTGGGCTTCTGTTCGGGTATTTTTATGCTCATCGAAGATGTGGTACGTTTTTTTACGTGGGTTTTTGGGAAAGTCTTTTCTTCGGCTAAAGTTGCTTCGGAAGGATTTCCAGACCGTAGAAAGTTTGTGAGTCAGATAGCGCTAGGTGTTGCCGCTGTTCCTTTTCTATCCTTGCTTTACGGAATGTACAAAGGAAAATATGACTATCACGTTTGGAAACACACATTGGAGTTTGATGACCTCCCCGATGCATTCGATGGATACAGAATTACTCAAATATCAGATATTCACAGTGGCAGTTTAGACAACAAGGAAAAGGTGGAGTACGCCGTCGATCTTATCAACGAGCAAGCTTCAGATGTTATTCTCTTTACAGGGGATTTGGTAAATAGCATAGCAACAGAAATGTATCCGTGGAAGGCAACATTTTCAAAATTAAATGCCAAAGACGGTATTTTTTCAGTATTGGGAAACCACGATTACGGCGATTATGCCGAGTGGCCTTCGGAGGCTGCTAAAGTTGCCAATCTCGACGAATTGAAGGCTATTCAAAAAGAATTAGGCTTTGACCTTTTACTGAACGAAAGCAGGTATTTGGAGAAAAACGGACAAAAATTAGCTTTAATCGGGGTAGAAAATTGGGGCGAAGGCGGATTCAAAAAAGCGGGTGACCTGGATAAGGCGATAGCAAGAATAGATAAAAACGATTTTAAAATACTCATGAGCCACGATCCGTCCCACTGGCATTACCAGGTAATCGATCATCCGTATCATTATCATTTAACCCTAAGCGGGCATACCCACGGAATGCAATTCGGAGTGGAAATACCTGGTTGGTTAAAGTGGAGCCCTGTAAAATACCGTTACAAGTATTGGGCAGGTGTTTACGAAAAAATGGGGCAATATATAAATGTTAACCGTGGGCTCGGTTTTATTGGGTATCCGGGGCGCGTAGGTATTTGGCCAGAAATTACAGTCATAGAATTGAAAAAAAGGAAAAATACAGTTTCTACATCTTAA
- a CDS encoding flagellar motor protein MotB, which translates to MLKRVFMGFLMLSLATSCVSSKVYNDLQSRYDKLKGDKENVAAENQELKAENNKLENDFNALQKKYDATVAERNQLRQDYEAAKNNLANLEASYKALEDNSSAAIAANAEKNRNLLRQLEEKEKALAAENARLETLKQQLDARSKRVAELEGLIASKDAAMKNLKDAISRALLDFEGKGLTVEQRDGKVYVSMENKLLFPSGSWVVNANGRKAVQQLGTVLAQNPDINVLIEGHTDNVPYGGNGPLKDNWDLSTKRATSIVQILQENNQINPANLTAAGKGEYMPVASNATTEGKAKNRRIEVILTPKLDEVTKLLNDI; encoded by the coding sequence ATGTTGAAAAGAGTTTTTATGGGGTTCCTAATGTTGAGTTTGGCGACTTCCTGTGTGTCTTCAAAAGTTTACAACGACCTCCAAAGTAGATACGATAAGTTAAAAGGTGACAAAGAAAATGTTGCTGCTGAAAATCAAGAATTAAAAGCAGAGAACAACAAGCTGGAGAACGATTTCAACGCGCTTCAAAAAAAGTATGATGCTACAGTGGCCGAAAGAAATCAATTGAGGCAAGATTATGAAGCTGCTAAGAATAATTTGGCAAATTTAGAGGCTTCCTATAAAGCCTTGGAAGATAATAGCAGCGCTGCTATTGCGGCCAATGCAGAAAAGAATAGAAATTTGTTACGGCAATTAGAAGAAAAAGAGAAAGCGCTAGCGGCTGAAAATGCACGATTGGAAACCTTAAAACAACAATTGGATGCGCGTTCTAAAAGAGTAGCAGAATTAGAAGGGCTCATTGCTTCCAAAGACGCTGCTATGAAAAATTTGAAAGATGCTATTTCTAGAGCTTTGTTGGATTTTGAAGGGAAAGGGCTTACAGTAGAGCAAAGAGACGGAAAAGTGTACGTATCGATGGAGAACAAATTGCTTTTTCCGAGTGGTAGCTGGGTTGTTAATGCTAATGGCCGGAAGGCAGTTCAACAGTTGGGAACAGTCTTGGCGCAAAATCCAGACATTAATGTGCTTATAGAAGGCCATACCGATAATGTTCCATACGGAGGTAACGGCCCGTTAAAGGACAATTGGGATCTATCGACCAAAAGAGCAACTTCCATAGTGCAGATTTTGCAGGAAAACAATCAGATAAATCCAGCCAATTTAACAGCGGCAGGAAAAGGGGAATATATGCCTGTGGCAAGTAATGCGACTACAGAAGGAAAAGCTAAAAACCGTAGAATTGAAGTTATTTTAACTCCTAAACTCGATGAGGTAACGAAGCTTTTGAATGATATTTAG
- a CDS encoding FISUMP domain-containing protein, giving the protein MKNLLILLLLPMFLLSCSNDDDNNSENFEEKFITDSRDGQIYETVRIGNQTWFAENLNFDKGDFRSSCYDNDELNCVLLGRLYENITAISCPDGWHIPTKEEWEELFDYLGGINVAHLLVEPGATFQGNQVNFNLLPAGRRAPQIGSYDFGTGGYYATSSANQNNLPYYVEYIPEQSIEIKAGNFSKSCRCLKD; this is encoded by the coding sequence ATGAAAAATCTTCTTATCCTTTTATTGCTTCCAATGTTTCTATTATCGTGTTCTAACGATGATGATAACAATTCAGAAAATTTTGAGGAAAAATTTATCACCGATTCCAGGGATGGACAAATTTATGAGACGGTTAGAATAGGAAATCAAACTTGGTTTGCAGAAAATTTAAATTTCGACAAGGGGGATTTCAGAAGTTCCTGTTATGATAATGATGAATTAAATTGTGTATTGCTGGGAAGGCTTTATGAAAACATAACTGCCATTTCGTGCCCAGACGGTTGGCATATTCCTACCAAAGAAGAATGGGAAGAATTATTTGACTATTTAGGAGGTATTAATGTGGCTCATTTATTGGTAGAACCGGGAGCTACTTTTCAAGGAAATCAAGTCAATTTTAATTTATTGCCTGCTGGAAGGCGTGCACCGCAAATAGGCTCTTACGATTTTGGTACAGGAGGCTATTATGCTACCTCTTCTGCCAACCAAAATAACCTGCCTTATTATGTGGAATACATCCCGGAACAGTCTATCGAGATAAAAGCTGGCAACTTCTCTAAAAGCTGTAGGTGCTTAAAAGATTAA
- a CDS encoding TonB-dependent receptor family protein, with translation MNKCFLLFIFSFGILTAQVKKNDTLAEVILESNRFINSSTLITPASQIKTEDIERYAPTEITTVLNETPGVHVFSGALNTNRLTVRGMGSRTLYGTNKIQAYYNGIPITSGIGETAFNIYDPESLSQIEIIKGPKATIFGTNLGGALLLNTKLPAKGKTTLRNNLTVGSYGLLKNSLQAGYRDEKFYINVLSDHLQTNGYRDNSNYDRDAIFLDVGYQFNDKNKLKFLINQLDYNAQIPSSINQTDFDEDPTRAAANWKAAQGYEDNKITTTGLTYQHIFSQSLKNTTTVFYSYIDHYEPRPFNILDEFTNSYGFRSVFSGSITVLPFKNKFNAGAELYSDTYQWATFENLYEENNNQGSLQGDLLSDNKEYRNRWNAFANFTAYFDKLAIETGINYNKSLYSFRDYFNSENDNRNAKRNFDGIWAPSLTVRYNFTTNHQLFGNVSYGFSFPNLEETLTPEGVINPEIGPETGINYEVGTENYFFSKKLKTNITFYYMDVKNLLVAERVDEDQYIGRNAGKTSHKGLEFSIKYLWELSQDLSLQPYFNATFNNQKFVDFTDEENDYSGNDLTGVPKNLWNGGFLLNHSNGIYFSTTYQYVGELPMNDANSLYYNAYNVVNLKAGYTARIFKNFSMEFTGGINNVLNEKYASSILINAVGFGGAEPRYYYPGLPINYFGGVKLKYLF, from the coding sequence ATGAACAAATGCTTCCTACTTTTTATTTTTTCCTTCGGAATTTTAACCGCACAAGTCAAAAAAAATGACACTTTAGCCGAAGTGATCTTAGAATCCAATAGATTCATTAATAGCTCCACCTTAATTACCCCTGCCAGCCAGATTAAAACAGAAGATATTGAACGATATGCACCTACGGAAATTACAACAGTTTTAAACGAAACCCCTGGGGTACATGTGTTTTCGGGAGCTTTAAATACCAATCGGCTAACTGTGAGAGGAATGGGGTCTAGAACGCTGTATGGCACCAATAAAATACAGGCCTATTACAACGGGATTCCCATTACAAGTGGGATAGGCGAAACTGCTTTTAACATCTACGATCCCGAGAGCCTTTCCCAAATTGAAATAATTAAAGGGCCAAAAGCCACCATATTCGGCACCAATCTCGGTGGCGCTTTACTGCTAAACACCAAATTACCGGCGAAAGGAAAAACCACCCTGCGGAATAACCTAACGGTAGGATCTTACGGCTTGCTTAAAAATAGTCTACAAGCTGGGTACCGAGATGAAAAGTTTTACATCAATGTACTCTCCGACCATTTGCAGACCAATGGATATAGAGATAATAGCAATTATGATAGGGATGCTATTTTTCTTGATGTTGGATATCAGTTTAACGATAAAAATAAGTTGAAATTTCTTATCAATCAGTTAGACTACAATGCACAAATACCGAGTTCGATTAACCAAACTGATTTTGATGAAGATCCAACCCGTGCAGCTGCCAATTGGAAAGCTGCTCAAGGCTACGAAGACAATAAAATAACCACTACCGGTCTTACCTACCAACATATTTTTAGCCAAAGCCTTAAAAACACTACAACTGTTTTCTATTCGTACATCGACCATTACGAACCGCGACCATTTAATATTTTGGATGAATTTACCAATAGCTATGGTTTTCGCTCCGTTTTCTCCGGAAGTATTACAGTATTGCCCTTTAAAAATAAATTTAACGCAGGCGCAGAGCTCTATTCGGACACCTACCAATGGGCTACTTTTGAAAATTTATATGAAGAAAATAACAATCAAGGAAGCTTACAAGGTGATCTTTTAAGCGATAACAAAGAATATAGAAACCGCTGGAATGCCTTTGCCAACTTTACGGCCTATTTTGATAAATTAGCTATTGAAACTGGAATTAATTACAATAAAAGCTTGTATTCTTTTCGGGATTATTTTAATTCGGAAAATGATAATAGAAATGCCAAACGCAATTTTGATGGTATTTGGGCACCCAGCCTAACTGTAAGATACAATTTCACGACAAACCATCAACTGTTTGGAAATGTAAGCTACGGTTTTTCGTTCCCGAATTTGGAAGAAACCTTGACCCCAGAGGGCGTTATAAATCCAGAAATAGGTCCCGAAACCGGTATAAATTACGAGGTGGGAACCGAAAACTATTTCTTCAGCAAAAAATTAAAAACGAACATTACCTTCTATTATATGGATGTAAAAAACCTTTTGGTGGCCGAGCGTGTGGACGAAGACCAATATATTGGAAGAAATGCCGGAAAAACATCTCATAAAGGATTGGAATTCAGCATAAAATATCTTTGGGAACTTTCTCAAGACCTTTCCCTACAACCGTATTTTAATGCCACCTTTAACAATCAAAAGTTTGTGGATTTTACCGATGAAGAAAACGATTACTCTGGAAACGATCTTACAGGAGTTCCCAAAAACCTATGGAACGGTGGCTTTCTATTGAACCATTCCAATGGCATTTATTTTTCTACCACCTACCAATATGTGGGCGAACTCCCAATGAACGATGCCAACTCCCTATACTACAATGCTTATAATGTAGTAAATTTAAAAGCAGGATATACAGCTCGAATTTTTAAAAACTTTAGCATGGAATTTACCGGCGGGATAAATAATGTGCTGAATGAAAAATATGCTTCTTCCATTTTAATCAACGCTGTTGGTTTTGGCGGTGCAGAACCCCGGTATTACTACCCTGGACTGCCCATTAACTATTTTGGGGGCGTAAAATTAAAATACTTGTTTTAA